One Microbacterium esteraromaticum genomic window carries:
- a CDS encoding histidine phosphatase family protein produces MDAVDQLPDHPAPDAPQGKLVLLRHGETEWSRTGRHTGLTDIPLTEHGEELARAAGELVKGYDFGLVLSSPLQRARRTAELAGLDAGIDPLLVEWDYGGYEGRTTRDIRAELGYNWTTFAHGVIRGETPGETVEEVAARASRVLTRVLPAMASGDVALVAHGHYLRILTAVFLRQAPRFGASISLDAGSVSVLGFAREQPAILAWNHGPQLPTKPAES; encoded by the coding sequence GTGGATGCCGTCGACCAGCTGCCCGATCACCCCGCTCCTGATGCCCCGCAGGGCAAGCTCGTGCTGCTGCGGCACGGCGAGACCGAGTGGTCGCGCACCGGCAGGCACACCGGGCTGACCGACATCCCGCTGACGGAACACGGCGAGGAGCTCGCTCGCGCCGCCGGCGAGCTGGTGAAGGGGTACGATTTCGGGCTCGTGCTGAGCTCGCCGCTGCAGCGCGCACGGCGCACGGCAGAACTGGCGGGACTGGATGCCGGGATCGACCCGCTGCTCGTCGAATGGGACTACGGCGGGTACGAGGGCCGCACCACCAGGGACATCCGCGCGGAGCTGGGCTACAACTGGACCACCTTCGCGCACGGTGTGATCCGCGGCGAGACGCCCGGCGAGACGGTCGAGGAGGTCGCGGCACGGGCGTCCCGGGTGCTGACGAGGGTGCTGCCGGCGATGGCGTCCGGCGACGTCGCCCTCGTCGCGCACGGCCACTACCTGCGCATCCTCACCGCCGTCTTCCTGCGCCAGGCTCCGCGGTTCGGGGCGTCGATCTCGCTCGACGCCGGGTCGGTCTCGGTGCTCGGATTCGCGCGCGAGCAGCCGGCGATCCTCGCCTGGAACCACGGTCCTCAGCTGCCGACGAAACCTGCGGAGTCGTAG
- a CDS encoding DUF4328 domain-containing protein yields the protein MSDLTPPPPPPEPPRHPHGAPDPAAAPAEPPTADAQTTPAPPAYAPPPAPPTSPLYGEPTYPQPSVPVYGDPGYPQMPVPAYGAPAHPPSPGQFAYAAPVAPQPVGLRPLRGIGAATRWLIVASAVATLIAIATEFWGVSSLGAFSSGLVGIDALQSYDAVSLLLAGVTSLITIAAGVCWLIWQHRAASSVPPAALRRSPGWHVGSWFIPVVAWWFPFQNVKDIVRGANAPVSGGLLGGWWALWIASSLTYVISTNMTNAAETVPALSAAISVAIAGDVLWIAAAALAWMVVKRITDALDPGAR from the coding sequence ATGAGCGATCTCACTCCCCCTCCTCCGCCGCCCGAGCCACCGCGCCATCCGCACGGAGCACCTGACCCCGCGGCCGCGCCGGCCGAGCCGCCCACCGCCGATGCGCAGACTACGCCGGCACCTCCGGCGTACGCGCCGCCGCCCGCACCGCCGACCTCGCCGCTCTACGGCGAACCGACGTACCCCCAGCCGTCGGTTCCCGTCTACGGCGATCCCGGCTACCCGCAGATGCCCGTCCCCGCGTACGGCGCCCCCGCTCACCCGCCGTCGCCCGGCCAGTTCGCGTACGCGGCACCCGTCGCACCCCAGCCGGTCGGTCTGCGACCGCTGCGCGGGATCGGGGCGGCGACCCGCTGGCTGATCGTGGCATCGGCCGTCGCCACACTGATCGCGATCGCGACCGAGTTCTGGGGCGTCTCGTCGCTCGGCGCCTTCTCCTCCGGCCTCGTCGGGATCGACGCCCTGCAGTCGTACGACGCCGTGTCGCTGCTGCTCGCCGGGGTCACGAGCCTCATCACGATCGCCGCGGGAGTCTGCTGGCTCATCTGGCAGCATCGCGCCGCGTCATCGGTTCCGCCGGCGGCGCTGCGTCGCTCGCCAGGATGGCACGTCGGATCGTGGTTCATCCCGGTGGTGGCGTGGTGGTTCCCGTTCCAGAACGTCAAGGACATCGTGCGCGGCGCGAACGCCCCCGTGAGCGGCGGCCTTCTGGGCGGATGGTGGGCGCTGTGGATCGCGTCGAGCCTGACGTACGTGATCTCGACCAACATGACGAACGCCGCGGAGACGGTGCCAGCGCTGAGCGCCGCGATCAGCGTCGCCATCGCGGGCGACGTGCTCTGGATCGCCGCCGCCGCTCTCGCCTGGATGGTGGTGAAGCGCATCACGGATGCCCTCGACCCGGGCGCCCGGTGA
- a CDS encoding RNA polymerase sigma factor codes for MEDPRSDADLLRELRNGDRDAYVVLWERHIGAALRYSRRMLPSRAEDLASEALLAIYQQVTTTSKGPDFAFRSYLKAVIRNTAIRWRKEASRFDEWAEADAVDFSDGLSLVERESDASDLLGAFQDLPERWQKVLWLSEVAEVARPEIARELGIKPNAVSALHRRARSGLRLQWLSRQVPVLLRDDETHVARLLPRHLSDPNDEVLTLQIAPHLETCSVCSDLLVSLQTDARRLQGVTLSAAGFGALSVALPGAGALAPTTAVASGVIIAGAGVGIAGLLSTGAGVLVVTAGVLAVGGILLGSFFLNPGEADAARPETATAPTPASTPSELPLDRIDPLPPATPTPTPSPEPPALGRGNTDPNIESIEFDQAPAGQYVPVAPAPAGPEVPGPSEEPGGEPALTPGVTSPTDVTGYTAPFITGQTAPGNAVAIDFASQRYEIDVEPDGSWSFDTRPLAFDAGSYDYAVWAYSATEQSLATTGTIVVQPPAVQGFEQIDGPIPLDEAQTTGIVVSITGPPNGTVWVSTPKTDATVTLDENGHAVRRIRMFADGWYPFSFAVIDADWYAGPAFSDPVDVVDPNRDPSLPRGGGGVFDIVDP; via the coding sequence ATGGAGGATCCTCGGAGCGACGCGGATCTGCTTCGCGAGCTGCGAAACGGCGATCGCGATGCGTACGTGGTCCTGTGGGAACGCCACATCGGTGCCGCGCTGCGGTACTCGCGCCGGATGCTGCCGTCGCGCGCGGAGGACCTCGCCTCCGAAGCGCTGCTGGCGATCTATCAGCAGGTCACCACCACGAGCAAGGGCCCGGACTTCGCCTTCCGCTCGTACCTCAAGGCGGTCATCCGCAACACCGCGATCCGCTGGCGCAAGGAGGCCAGCAGGTTCGATGAATGGGCCGAGGCCGATGCGGTCGACTTCAGCGACGGGCTGAGTCTGGTCGAGCGGGAGTCCGACGCGAGCGACCTGCTCGGCGCATTCCAGGACCTGCCGGAGCGCTGGCAGAAGGTGCTCTGGCTGTCGGAGGTCGCCGAGGTCGCGCGACCCGAGATCGCCCGAGAACTCGGCATCAAGCCGAACGCGGTCTCGGCTCTGCACCGGCGGGCGCGATCCGGGCTGAGACTCCAATGGCTGAGCCGGCAGGTGCCCGTGCTGCTGCGCGACGACGAGACGCACGTGGCCCGTCTTCTCCCGAGGCACCTCTCCGACCCCAACGACGAGGTGCTCACTCTGCAGATCGCGCCGCACCTCGAGACCTGCAGCGTGTGCAGCGACCTTCTGGTGAGTCTTCAGACCGACGCACGCCGGCTGCAGGGCGTCACGCTCTCGGCCGCCGGCTTCGGCGCTCTCAGCGTCGCCCTTCCCGGTGCCGGCGCGCTGGCACCGACCACCGCGGTCGCCTCCGGCGTCATCATCGCCGGAGCGGGCGTGGGGATCGCCGGCCTGCTCTCCACCGGCGCTGGGGTGCTCGTGGTCACCGCGGGGGTGCTCGCGGTCGGCGGCATCCTCCTCGGCTCCTTCTTCCTCAATCCGGGCGAAGCCGACGCCGCACGACCCGAGACAGCCACCGCGCCGACCCCGGCATCCACTCCATCCGAGCTCCCCCTCGACCGCATAGACCCCCTGCCTCCTGCGACGCCCACACCGACGCCGTCGCCTGAGCCCCCGGCGCTCGGGCGCGGGAACACGGATCCGAACATCGAGTCCATCGAGTTCGACCAAGCTCCGGCGGGCCAGTACGTTCCGGTCGCACCCGCGCCCGCCGGCCCGGAGGTGCCCGGGCCCAGCGAGGAGCCGGGGGGCGAACCGGCACTGACACCCGGGGTCACCTCGCCGACAGATGTGACCGGATACACCGCACCGTTCATCACCGGTCAAACGGCTCCCGGCAACGCCGTGGCGATCGACTTCGCATCGCAGAGGTATGAGATCGACGTCGAGCCGGATGGGTCATGGAGCTTCGACACGCGCCCGCTGGCGTTCGACGCCGGATCGTACGACTACGCGGTGTGGGCGTACAGCGCCACGGAGCAGTCGCTCGCGACGACCGGAACGATCGTCGTGCAGCCGCCGGCCGTGCAGGGCTTCGAGCAGATCGATGGACCGATCCCGCTCGATGAAGCCCAGACGACAGGGATCGTGGTCTCGATCACCGGGCCCCCGAACGGAACCGTCTGGGTGTCGACGCCGAAGACCGATGCGACTGTCACCCTCGATGAGAACGGCCACGCGGTCCGCCGGATCAGGATGTTCGCAGACGGGTGGTACCCGTTCTCATTCGCCGTCATCGACGCCGACTGGTACGCCGGACCGGCCTTCAGCGACCCGGTCGACGTCGTCGACCCGAACCGCGACCCGTCCTTGCCGCGCGGCGGCGGCGGGGTCTTCGACATCGTCGATCCGTGA
- a CDS encoding AI-2E family transporter has product MALFSSDRPRRVQLDPTTLDLRASRAPWSLWADGFGRLGIRSIQIIVTVAVAAGIVFVIQYLTLVTIPLAIALILACAFAPAMNWLRRRRVPDLPATIITLFAIVAVLSALSWLIVWAVRTQWDELYAQAQEGIDHLIDWTNTLPFQLFTPEQLEEWTKTLTDFVTSAQFGSGALAGVGAVASFVTGFVLLVTILFFFLKDGPQMWEFLLRPFRGESERRARRIGAKTVGVLGSYVRGTATVALVDAVGILIGLLILQVPLAIPLAVLVFLLAFIPIVGATLAGVLAALVALVANGWVNALLVVGVVVLVNQLEGNLLQPFLMGRTMKLHAFVILVALAVGTALSGLIGAVLAVPVTAAVWGIIQVWDGDDLPVRWARRKTREPEPAESTAVEIA; this is encoded by the coding sequence ATGGCCCTGTTCAGCAGCGATCGCCCACGACGCGTCCAGCTCGACCCGACCACCCTCGACCTCCGCGCGAGCCGCGCGCCATGGAGCCTCTGGGCCGACGGATTCGGCCGCCTCGGCATCCGATCGATCCAGATCATCGTCACGGTCGCCGTGGCAGCCGGCATCGTGTTCGTCATCCAGTACCTCACCCTGGTGACGATCCCGCTCGCCATCGCGCTCATCCTCGCCTGCGCCTTCGCACCCGCGATGAACTGGCTGCGCCGACGTCGCGTTCCCGACCTGCCGGCAACCATCATCACCCTGTTCGCCATCGTCGCCGTCCTCAGCGCCCTGAGCTGGCTGATCGTCTGGGCGGTGCGCACTCAGTGGGATGAGCTGTACGCGCAGGCGCAGGAGGGCATCGATCACCTGATCGACTGGACCAACACGCTGCCCTTCCAGCTGTTCACCCCTGAGCAGCTCGAGGAGTGGACGAAGACGCTCACCGACTTCGTCACCAGCGCGCAGTTCGGTTCGGGTGCCCTGGCCGGAGTCGGCGCGGTCGCCAGCTTCGTCACGGGGTTCGTGCTGCTGGTCACGATCCTCTTCTTCTTCCTCAAGGACGGCCCGCAGATGTGGGAGTTCCTGCTGCGCCCGTTCCGCGGCGAGAGCGAGCGCCGCGCGCGCCGCATCGGCGCGAAGACCGTCGGCGTGCTGGGCTCGTACGTGCGGGGAACCGCGACGGTGGCGCTCGTCGACGCCGTCGGCATCCTGATCGGCCTGCTGATCCTGCAGGTGCCACTGGCGATCCCGCTCGCCGTCCTCGTGTTCCTGCTGGCATTCATCCCCATCGTCGGTGCGACGCTGGCCGGGGTGCTGGCCGCCCTCGTCGCCCTGGTCGCGAACGGGTGGGTGAACGCGCTGCTGGTCGTCGGAGTCGTCGTGCTCGTCAACCAGCTGGAGGGAAACCTGCTCCAGCCCTTCCTGATGGGGCGCACGATGAAGCTGCACGCGTTCGTCATCCTGGTCGCCCTCGCCGTGGGCACCGCGCTCAGCGGGCTCATCGGCGCGGTGCTCGCCGTTCCGGTCACCGCGGCCGTGTGGGGCATCATCCAGGTGTGGGACGGTGACGATCTGCCGGTGCGCTGGGCACGCAGGAAGACGCGCGAACCGGAGCCGGCCGAGAGCACGGCCGTCGAGATCGCCTGA
- a CDS encoding LysE family translocator, with the protein MSPDTFVALLLFLFPLAYSPGPGNAFFAGIGASRGLRAALPALTGYHAATFVVTAALGLGMGATLLNDPVVARTLAALGGVYVLWLAFAFLRSAVSGPKTGMSDAGPTRIGFWSGVVVLVLNPKAYYIIAVMFTQFLRPPANDDVATTLALTAVFTINNLVAFIVWVLGGSALAMLFRGERSTRWIDGLFAVTLVGVAIWMAVPIFAPS; encoded by the coding sequence GTGAGTCCCGATACCTTCGTCGCACTGCTGCTGTTCCTGTTTCCACTCGCATACAGCCCCGGCCCCGGCAACGCCTTCTTCGCAGGGATCGGCGCATCGAGGGGGCTGCGCGCGGCTCTTCCTGCGCTGACGGGCTATCACGCCGCGACGTTCGTCGTGACCGCGGCCCTCGGGCTCGGGATGGGCGCGACCCTCCTCAATGACCCCGTGGTCGCGAGGACTCTCGCGGCGCTCGGGGGCGTATACGTGCTGTGGCTGGCGTTCGCGTTCCTCCGCTCGGCGGTGTCCGGGCCGAAGACGGGTATGTCCGATGCCGGACCGACGCGGATCGGATTCTGGTCCGGGGTCGTGGTGCTGGTGCTGAACCCGAAGGCGTACTACATCATCGCCGTCATGTTCACCCAGTTCCTCCGACCTCCGGCGAACGACGACGTGGCGACGACCTTGGCGCTCACCGCCGTCTTCACGATCAACAACCTGGTCGCGTTCATCGTCTGGGTGCTCGGCGGTAGCGCGCTGGCGATGCTGTTCCGCGGCGAACGGTCCACGCGCTGGATCGACGGCCTGTTCGCGGTGACTCTGGTGGGCGTGGCGATCTGGATGGCCGTCCCGATCTTCGCGCCGAGCTGA
- the dnaB gene encoding replicative DNA helicase, producing MSIADISDERLGGTRAPERTPPHDLLAEQSALGGMLLSKDAVADVIETLKGADFYVPKHELIFEAILSLYSHGEPTDVVAVTDELIKTGELGRAGGADYLHTLTSIVPTAANAGYYAGIVSERAILRRLVDAGTRIVQLGYAGEGDATDIVNNAQAEIYSVTGSETAEDYVPLTVAVDAAVEEIEAANGRDGTMTGIPTGFRELDELTNGLHGGQMIVVAARPAMGKSTLALDFARAASIGHNEPSIFFSLEMGKSEIAMRLLSAEGAIPLQNMRKGTLDPRDWTTVAATRGRINDAPLYIDDSPNMTLVEIRAKCRRLKQKAGLRLVVIDYLQLMTSGKRVESRQQEVSEFSRALKLLAKELQVPVIALSQLNRGAEQRADKKPAISDLRESGSIEQDADMVILLHREAAYDKDIRPGEADLIVAKHRNGPTATITVAFQGHYSRFMDMAPGDFGGGGGDFN from the coding sequence GTGTCGATCGCAGATATCTCAGACGAGCGTCTTGGCGGTACGCGCGCCCCCGAGCGGACCCCTCCGCACGACCTTCTCGCCGAGCAGAGCGCGCTGGGTGGAATGCTGCTCTCGAAGGACGCCGTCGCCGATGTGATCGAGACGCTCAAGGGCGCCGATTTCTACGTGCCCAAGCACGAGCTGATCTTCGAGGCGATCCTCTCGCTGTACTCGCACGGCGAGCCGACCGATGTCGTCGCCGTCACAGACGAGCTGATCAAGACCGGCGAGCTGGGGCGCGCGGGCGGCGCCGACTACCTGCACACGCTCACATCGATCGTGCCGACCGCGGCGAACGCCGGCTACTACGCCGGGATCGTCTCCGAGCGGGCGATCCTGCGGCGCCTGGTCGACGCGGGCACGCGCATCGTGCAGCTCGGCTACGCGGGCGAGGGCGATGCGACCGACATCGTCAACAACGCGCAGGCCGAGATCTACTCGGTCACCGGCTCCGAGACCGCCGAGGACTACGTGCCGCTCACCGTGGCCGTCGATGCCGCCGTCGAGGAGATCGAGGCCGCCAACGGCCGTGACGGCACCATGACCGGCATCCCGACCGGCTTCCGAGAGCTCGACGAGCTGACCAACGGCCTGCACGGCGGTCAGATGATCGTCGTCGCCGCGAGGCCTGCCATGGGCAAGTCGACGCTGGCTCTGGACTTCGCCCGCGCGGCGTCCATCGGCCACAACGAGCCGTCGATCTTCTTCTCGCTCGAGATGGGCAAGAGCGAGATCGCGATGCGCCTGCTCAGCGCCGAGGGTGCGATCCCGCTGCAGAACATGCGAAAGGGAACACTCGATCCGCGTGACTGGACCACCGTCGCCGCGACTCGAGGGCGCATCAACGACGCACCGCTGTACATCGACGACAGCCCCAACATGACCCTCGTCGAGATCCGCGCCAAGTGCCGCCGGCTCAAGCAGAAGGCGGGGCTTCGCCTCGTCGTGATCGACTACCTGCAGCTGATGACGAGCGGCAAGCGCGTCGAGTCGCGTCAGCAGGAGGTCTCGGAGTTCTCGCGGGCGCTCAAGCTGCTCGCGAAGGAGCTGCAGGTGCCGGTGATCGCGCTGTCGCAGCTGAACCGTGGCGCAGAGCAGCGTGCCGACAAGAAGCCGGCGATCAGCGACCTGCGCGAGTCGGGCTCGATCGAGCAGGACGCCGACATGGTGATCCTGCTGCACCGCGAGGCCGCCTACGACAAGGACATCCGCCCGGGCGAGGCCGATCTGATCGTCGCCAAGCACCGAAACGGTCCCACCGCGACGATCACCGTCGCCTTCCAGGGCCACTACTCCCGATTCATGGACATGGCCCCGGGCGACTTCGGCGGCGGTGGCGGCGACTTCAACTGA